In Setaria italica strain Yugu1 chromosome IX, Setaria_italica_v2.0, whole genome shotgun sequence, the genomic stretch TCCTGGTTGTTGCTGACAGAAAGAATGAAACCACACAGACACGCACAACTGACCAGAGCGATGGCTTCGTATTAATCGATCGTTTAGCTTTTATTACATAACTACTAGTACTCCCCTGCTCTATCTGAAAGCTTCATAAAGCATAAAATAGGAGTACTATGAAGCTTAGCAAACTAGATTAATTGTAATCGAATGTTAATATATTACATAACTACTGGTACTCCACTACTCTATCATAAAACTTCATAAATCATAAAATAGGAGTACTATGAAGCTGAGCAAACTAGATAATAACTCTCTTCATATCTTAATCTGTTATCCACAACATTGTTATCTCGTGAACGGCGATTCTTCACTTTCTGTCATCAGCTGCCTGCCTTGGGTGTCTTCCGCTTCAGGAACCTTGGCGATTCTTCACTTCCTGTCATCAGCTGCCTTGGGTGTCTTCCGCTTCAGGAACATAGTCGGGAGTGGCACCTCGCTCGGGTCCGGCGACTTCAGGAACGCCGGGCCAGCGTAGTACTGCACCGTCACCGGCTCTACTGCATCCTCGGGCTTCGCCTTCTTCTCGCTCCGATCGACCTCCACCGACGGCGCTCGGCTCAAGGTCCTCTTCTTGGGCCCGACCGGATCCTCCCTCGACGAGGATCGCCCCACACGCTCGGTCTCCTCCTTCCGCTGGGCCTTGTCCTTGGTCCAATCCTGGCTCAGGGACGCGCGGCTTGGAACGCTCGACGAGGCGGTGGTACGGGCGAGTAGCTTATCTTTGGTCCAGCTCTCGCTCGCCGACGCGCGACCGGGCTTCTTGTTGCCGGCCCAAGCCGATCCCTCGCTCGCACGGCCTGCAACAGTAGAAAAAAAGCGGGGGGTTGGGAGCAACGGCGGCAGAGCAGCCGCCGGGGTCAGCGTGCAAGCGTCAGCCATCAACGgcaagctgcgcgtgtgcacgGAAACGGAAAACAAAAACAGAGCAATACGAAAGGGAAATGAACGAAATGCAGAAACTAGGCAAGAAATTTTCTTGAATAGACTATAAGCTAAACCGAGATTAAGTTGCAATGTAAACTAGACGAGACAAATTAACAGGTGACGAAGACTAACAACAAGTAGTAGATGAGATAAAGAACACAGAATTTAATTAGCGCAAGGTGATAACTAGATCGACAATGGATAATAGATGAGAAAATAACTTGCAATGTAAATTAGCAGATGAGAAAAATTAATAGATGCGAAAAAGCTAGATAAGAAAGATGAAGACTAGCTAGACGGAAGCGAAAACTAACAAGAGATTAAACTAGCAGAATATAGTAAACGGGGAAGATTAACTAGAACTAAACGGAGACTAACGAGGAAAGAAACAAAAGGCGGAAACTTTAAcggaagagagaaggagacGGAGCGCCCGAACCGTTGCCGTGTGCCGAATCGCGGGAGCTTTCTGACGCAAAGCAAACGGCGTTATGCGAGGGGAGGGACGGCCCTCCGTACCCCTTGGATTTATAACCACCGTACGTATGTCGGTTGACGGTATCCGACTACTCGAGTAGGAATAGGAAACGCGTATCGATCGGCGTATGCCAGCTCAGCGCCCACCCCAGCCGGGCCCACCGCCTTCGTTCCCCAGCTCAGAGGTTCTAGATTTTCGTCTAACAATGGTCGATCTAGATCGGGAAGAACAGAAAGCGAATCGATGAAAaatcgaaaaagaaaaggaagaaaaaagaggGACGCGGAGAGGCTTACCTGGGGCCGTCCTCGCCGAACAGCGCGACCGCCGCGCACGGGCGCAATAGCACCACCAcaggaccgctcgacggcggcgcgctcaCCCTCgggtggacgcgcgcgccggcgaggggacccgcggtggcgccggccctcCTCCGCGGCCAAGTCTCTGGATCTCGAGGAGGCtcggagggagagggggaggggaaaGAACGAAAGAgatgggggagggggggctgccgcggccgtgcgcctctcaaccgccgccggcgggcctcGCCGCAAGCGGGAGAGACGGCCCCGCCACGGCGAGACCACgcgggggagaggaagagaaatgGCCCTAGGGTTTTGCGGATGTACCGGTGCGCCGGGTTTTTGTTCCGGAGAGACGCCCGGAGGACCGTCCATCGCGACGGACGGCCGCGATTGTCCGGGCCAGATTTGGCCcaggcgggcagcggcggcaggccgaTTCGGCGGCCTAGGACCAGGTTGAGGCCTGCGAGCGAGTCGAGCCGTCGGGCCGGCCGTTTTTGACGGGCCGCATTGTCTCCGTGGGCCGCGTCGCCAAAACACAGACCGGCTTTCGGCCATTTGTGCCAGAGCCTAGCACGAGCCGCGCGAGCACAAGACGGGCTGTGGGCCGTCTTTTGCTGCCGGGCCGAAAGGACGAATTTGCACAGTAACATTTCGTAAATTAGTTTTTCTATTTCGTAACACTTGTTGTGTCTCAGTTAAACTCTTTTTTCGCGCATCACATTAGGACAAGAGAAGTAAAAAATGTGGACTTACATAGCAGTGTCTCTAGCAACTACAGTGCTCACAAGGATTCGACATGATAAAGCAACATTGAGTGCAGTACATTAACTAGCGAAATCCAGAATGCAATCAAAAGCGGATCATATCGTTTATGGCAGAACCACTTAGCAAAACAAGCTATTAAATATTGTTAAGTCattctcctttccttttatttccATTTCTGTTGTATCTGAGTGTCTCAGATGACCCACGTAGCAATGGCCTCAGTAGTCCCTTTTTTTAAGTTGTCCTCTaaccttttttttctcgaactacgCAGGAGAAAACAAAAGTGATTCGGTAGCCCCTACCTAGATACAAGAACACACACACCTGCAAACTCACACACCCCAGCAGCAACAAAACTAAGGCTGCACTAGAAGTATGAAGAGGCGACCAGAAGTACAGAGCCTACACTCCCACGGGTAGCGACCTGGACAGACTCGAAGCCTGGAAGCCCCTGCCATACACCATAAGCCTCCCTCATTGCTTATGGCTCTAAGGACTTCCTGAATTGTTGGCCTAACCTTTTCGAAAACACAATCATTTCTGTGTTTCCAAATCTCCCATGCGACCAAAATTATCAAAGAATCAAGGCCCTTACGCATTTCCTTCTGAACAGCCAAGAAAGTTCTCCTCCACCAGCCAAAGAAGCGGGTCTCAGGAGTTATCCTCTAACCTGAGGGCCCTATTTATTATGATGAGAAAGAATTATCAACTGTGATAACAATAGTGGTTTATCAGTTTGTGTAGTGAGAGGGAAGCGTCCCcaaatgtgatgcaaatatcagtctcaggaggctgataacacatttattcaacagatagttcaaataccgtacaactcccgagggagtgggcgtgaaagccacacCACGAtaataagcaaataaataacagcaGCGAGTCaggcgactgccaaaagacagcactcgggactacacggcagcagaagcattttgcgaaggccaacaccacaggcagcgttgggtgcggacacgacctcctactcaaaatcctcggcgacgaagcccgggtcttcctctgtagcaacaaaacaagaatatgcacaggatgtTAGAtgggataaggctaaggttcatttgcaataaagctagattttcaacatatgcaggggttcattttcaaaaggggTTTTCACAAGCTTTTTCTTTAGTACCCGAAACATTAATATGGGAGTCTCCTTTCTATGCAAAATAGGTGCAAATGAGAGAGAAGGAGTCTCCTTGCTAGTTTTGTTATAAATGAAGCAGATAAGTGTGTATATTATCGCCATGGTGGGGTCAAACAATGATCTTGtgcttgtatgtggatgacatacttATATTTGGGACTAACACTGCCGTGATTGACGAGGTCAAATCATTCTTATCTTCATGCTTCGACATGAAGGATCTGGGAGAAGCAAGTGTTATTTTGAatattaagttgatcaaaaaaGAGAATAGAATTATTCTAAATcaatctcattatgtggaaaaaTTACCGTGTCGCTTTGGATTTGAAAATGCAAAAGTATCCCCTACGCCCTATGATCCTAGTGTAAAGCTAAGGAAAAATAAAGACGAAGAgttggatcaattgagatattcACAAATAATTGGGTCCCTTTTGTATCTTGCTAGTGCAACACGTCCCGACATATCTTTTGTAGTGAGCAAGTTAAGTCGTTTTACATCCAATGCAAGGAAGGATCATTGGGAGGCACTACAGAGAGTGCTACGTTACCTGAGAGGTACAACCGAATATGGAATTCACTATACTGGTTATCCATCTGTGATATAGTGATTCCAACTGGATTTCTGATGCGGATGAAATTAAAGCCACGAGTGGCTATATGTTTACACTAGCAGTGCTACAGTTTCATGGAGGTCATGTAAACAGACCATTTTGACGcggtcaaccatggaagctaAGCTTGTAGCACTTGACACGGCTAATGTTGAGGCCAACTGGCTAAGAGAGCTACTAATGAACTTGCCACTGGTGGAGATTCCAGCAATCCTTATGTACTGTGATAACCAAACGGTATTGATCAAAGTTATGAGTACTAAGGATAATATGAAGTCCTCGGGACATGTGAAGCGGAGGCTTAAATCTGTTAGAAAGCTGAAAAACTCCGGAGTAATTGCTGTGAATTATATTCGCAGTAAGAAAAATCTAGCAGATCCTTTTACTAAAGGGCTTGCACGGGCAGCTATTTCTGTTGCAAACATGGACATGGGGTTGAGACCCATTTAGTTGCAAAGTAATGGTAACTCATTTCTTTTGATAGGAGATCCCTGATTTGAAAAATGAGGAAAACAAGTTATTGTTGTAACAGGGAGTACAGATTATTTAAAATTACCCATGTTCCATATAATGTACTCTCTTCTGTATGGAAGGCTGGCTATTATACCTTAATGTATTCTAGTGTCCACTGAGGGAAAAGGTATCATCCTACAGGATACCTAAAATGAATACACCTATGTGAGCTAAACTGTTAGGTCGCAGCTCGTGAGAGTGGGGTAATCTCTGAAAAGCTCATGAGAAGATCGGGGAGCAAGACCTTTAAAAGCTCCGTTTGGACTTGGCGTTTTGGCAGCCTAGTACCAGTTGCATCTTCAAAAGAAATTTGACAGCAAAAAACTATGAATTCAAAGCTTAGTCCATTCACAAGCTGCTGGAAGATGGACCTTGTTGATCTAGGTGTAAGTTCAACCCGTACGGGACTTATACCAAAAGTCTGGTATATATAAAGAGTGTTTAGTACAGCAGCTTTGGAATTGGTGGTGGATTGTTGGATTTTGGCCCATATGTGGCCcaatctgaaaattccaaagcaCGCACAACCATTAGTCTCATATTGCTAATTCAAGGAGAggttgccttgcttaaatatGGGAGTCTCCTTTCTATGCAAAATAGGTGCaaatgagagagaaggagacTGTTGCTACACGCACGCGCAGCTCGCGCGTattttcgcgtgaaaaatcgcgtacGTGTACAACAAGCTGTTGTTTGTGcaattactatttttttttgctgagcCTAATGGCGATTCAATGAGATTGAAACTTTTGTTTTAAACAGCAATAAGAAGCGTCAGTTTCTACAATTTGATGGTAGCAGTTTCTGTCATTCAAAATTGGCAGTTTTTACTATTTTATGAGGCTGTTTGATGGGGGGAAACTGATGCACTATTGAGTCTATAATACTAGGAGACGTCTTGGTTGAATAGAAGCTGAAAACACGCTCGCATGCCCACTCGCTGCGCTGAACCTTTTGTTGCTACGCCTCATCGACCTTCGAACTCGGCATGCACCCTGGATCTCCGAAACCACTGCCGCGAGACTCCTGCATGGGGCTGGCAATCAGATTTTTGAGCAGCGTCTACACGTGACCGCTTGGTGACTCTGCAACACCTACAACACGTTTGACCACGTTCTGCGCGAAATTATTGAGTAATGTCCCTGCAACACCTTGTTCTAGTCAATATGTTGCCTGTTTacatgtgttgtatgcttgCGTCAATTTTCATCTATGTGTTTTCCCTCCAAATAAAATCCGGAATGTTTTTAGGCACATTATTCCAACAGTAGGTTCTCCGTTCTCCCTGCAAAAAGCGTCCACAATAGAAATCTTGTGTTTCTGTTGTAGAAATCATCATAACACCGCATTGCATTTGTAAAATATTTGTGAAAAGTTTTGTAAAATCGATAACATATTCTTGTCTGTAGAATTTTTGTCTTCACTTGAACGGTTgaccctgttcgcttcagcttataagccggctgaaaagctgaaacggctgatttgttgtgagaggaaaacactgtttggtggctgataagccagctgaataagctgaagcgaacaggtgcCATGTTTTACTAGATCTGGAATGGTTTGCCTTTCTGCACCCAGAAGACCATTCTGAACATTTCTCAAAACTTGATAGTATTTGTCCAACATATATTTACTCCACTAAAATGTTGAGGTTTCATCATTAGGATCTAACAAAGATCATAAAAATGCAGTACATGTATTGATGCCTATACTGATATTTCATATTTGAGTATGGTTCAGGAGGCTGGGTACCTTCAAGTTTGGACCTGAGGCAGGAGGTGGTACTGCAGCCTCAAACCTCAGACGTGCACCGTTGGGGACACAGCCTGTCGGGCGAATACTCAGCGAGCTCTGCGTACCGGACATTCTTCCATGGTGCGACCAGCTTTGAGCCGGCAAAGAGGCTTCGGCAATCCTGGGCTCCGGCGCTGCAAACTTCTTGCTATGACACCATTGCCGGACTGCTGACAGGCTGCCCAAGCGTGGCATGCCACCTTGCATCCAGTGCGATGCTCGCTTTGTGTGACGAAGCAGATGAAGATATCTAGAACCTCCTATGAATCATGCTTATTGTTGTCCACATTAGTTATGATGCATCATGTTCTGGTGGAAACTTTTTATGGGTCACGCTTTTTTTTTCGTATTCATTTTTTTATTGCCATTTGGCGAGAAATTAGCAAATGTGTGATCAGTTGCGGATCAAGTTGTATTCTGACTCGCATGTTTCCTTGTATTTTTCCAGTGTGCTGGCGCCTCTTGCTCAAACCTGCAGCCACAAGGTACAGCTGGCGAGTTGCTTCTGCACCTCTGTGCTCCTATCGATATTTCACTGTTCTGGAATTCCAGTGATATTTGAGGAATTTCACAGGAATCAGTTTGGACACTGAGTTGTAAAAGCAAAGCCAGGCCAACCGCGCCGTGAAATTAGGCCAGGCCAAGCAAAGTCTTAGAAGCAGAAGCAGTCCACTTCCTATTGAGTTTACCATCAAAAAACTCCTGCCTCGGCAAGAATATATCTGCTACATATTCTGCTGCATGATTGACCACACCATTCTCAAGGAGATGAGATAACGACCTGCACAGACTCCCTCCACTGCATCTGCTGAACCTTCTTCTATCCACACAATCACCAACTCACCTGCCGATCATGCGCTTCACACCGCCGACTGCTGAAGCGAAAAGACCCAGCGGCGGCAACAACTGCGTGGTGCAGCGGATGACCATGCATCAGGTCACATGAGGAACCAATCATGAGATGAGCCCCTCACCCTCAGTGCCTCATATCATAGGTGACATGAGTAGCACATCATGAGCCATGAGCTCGCTACTCGCGGTTAGTTTATGCCTGTTTCATGGATGCCTTTCCACCTAATGCCTCTAAAAGGGAACAAACATGGCATGCGAGATCTCCTGCAGGATTTGCATACAGCTATGGATGTGATGCTATCAATCAGGGGATTCTATAAGCTAGCTTGCTTGATTCGCTGCTTTGCAAGGCATGCTTGAAGCCTGTGGTGATGATTTGCTGGTTTGCCAGCTCTGGAGGAGGCTTCAAGTCTCTAACGATCATGAATTCTAACCTGCTTTAAGGAAAGCATGGTCTTATCTGACCAACCAGATCAGATCTAAGATTATGTATGATGTGATCCTGAATTCATGTGCTCAACGAGACTTGACTAGAATAGCACCTGAGAAGATAAAGATTAGCTTGTGATAAGGTTGACACTACAATATGTTCGCACCAATTGTAACAGAGAACCTAACTATGATCACATCAGATATCAGACTATTAAATATGGACTAGCTAGTATCTACTTTGAGGAACTTTGCTTGTCCAGTAGGGTAACAAGTTGTGGTCTGTGTGTTTTTGCATATTTTTTCGACCTTTTTAGATcatagggaaaaaaagagagacaaaAGAAAACCCGCCTGCAGGATCATGCTTTGGACTGATCTTTATGCCCAACAACATTCGCAATTTGGGACGGCGCTTTCAACCACGAATGGCGTGTGTCACGTGTGTGCATCTCATTCCATCTTTTACTTCTGTCACCATTGTTTGAGCTTGGGAGGAGCCTATGTGAAGCCTGACAGGAGTGCCTAGCTAAGGTAGGATGAGCTAATTGCATGGGTCCACTGCTGCTGTGATTCAGCACTCAGCAGATCCCTGACTGGTGAATTCATCTTCTTTTATCCCCTCCAAAGAAAACAGAATTCCCTTGCTTTATTCCCACTCTAGAATTGAAGTCTGGTCAGGACTTGATCGTACGGTAATTAAGAAATTCCAGATACTTGAGATCCTTTTTCTCAGGGAGCTTTTGATCGTCGCCACAAATAATGATTTGTTGAAGCAATGATGATTGATCACAGCACAAGTTGCACCGCTGGTCTTTGATTTGCATACCTCGGAGTAAATTATTGCCACATttgtatactccctccgttccaaaatgtgggtcgttttggattttctagatacatagattttgctatgcacctaactataggattatgtctagatacatagcaaaatctatgtactaaaaaaaagtcaaaatgacctacattttggaacagagggaataGATATTTTGTATGCCTAATTTAGGCACTTCAGGTCCTGAAACTAGAGAGCCAACCCTTGCGTGATCGTTTAAAGAACTCGTACACTTCAGGTCCTGGCAGGAGTGCCTAGCTAAGAGTAACATCTTTGACAGATAGACTATGCTTATGTTGCATGAATTCTGTTTTTAATTATAGAATTTAACACCATCCTTATCTTTCATCAGGAGAGTAACTGAACGATTACTTTACAGTCCAATGCTTTTTCTCCGTAGGAACCATTATCATGATAGCCCTTAATTTCTCAATCATCTGAATGCTTTACCaacagaaaaaaacaaaataccaGAACCCACTATTATTCAGATTCGAGCAGATATATGACCAAATTCCACTATTATTCCAGAACCCCGTATATCCCTTTTTGTTGTGCAAACTATCACTTTCCTTTTGCCATATATCTATTTTTCAAATGCTTGTGCAGCACCCACCAAATGATTGGGGAATAAGAACCCAAAAATGGCATAATTCTGATGGCCTCTGCCTCTTGCTTTACCCTCCAAATCTCACGCAGAATATTTGTAGGCTGGGAAAAAGTTTGTGCCCTTTCCTTCTATAGAAAACAACCCAGGTCCCTATGATACTTATTTCCTAGATCGGGATATAATAATCCAGTATTTAATTTCCTAGGGTTTTAAACAATCCAAAGGGTCCGCCGCCATTTTTGAACTCTTCCTTTTGGCGCCACTCTTAACCTTTTTCTCGGAGGACATGACTCTAGGATTAAGTCCCATGATACTCAGTTTTGCATTTTTAATTTCAAGTCGCACCATGCATGACGTCAGGCTAACTCAGCTCACAGATTTAAAACATGGTTAAAGAAAAGATGTTGAACACTTTGGATGTCACCTCCAATGTTATCCTACTAAAGTGGAAACAAGATATGGTTCTAGTTGATGAGACATGAATATCACTTACTGTGTTCTAAATGTGAACTCTTTGTGACCAAAATTCCCTGTGAATAATAATCTTCGGTTGTTCTTATATGTACTACATTTGGCCACAAATTATCATTTTGGACGTACATAAACTAATTTTGAAACTTGGACTATAATCATTTTTAAATACCTATATTTTCCCACCTTATTATCTCAGTATTTTCCCTATGATACTATTGGAGGATGCTTCTTTCCTCCTACTACATTTTCTCCAAAAGGCAGCATTATGCATCAATCATGATTTGATCAAGGAGTCAAGCGATGCACCTTTTGAACAGATTTATGTAGGAGTACCACATCTTTATTGTATGGATAAGGCATATAAAAAAAACGACTGTACATACCAGTAATTTGTTGGTTCTAGGTTGTTTTCTTATCTTAATATGTGTATAGTCAATATTTAAAACTTAAAAGTGGGCATACAATAATTAATATGAGGAAAGCATAATTTTATACTCTCTCCCAATTTAAAATACAAGGCAAGGACACATTTCAAGATTCAAACATTGTAATCTCACACCAACAATTAGCCTCACTTATTGTAATTTTGCTTTTCAAAACAATTTCATTGGATTGACATTTAAAAAAAACCTACAAAGAGTTCTGGAGACATGCCAAGTCAGACTAcaccttatatttttttatatttttgataaaaacaacaatTCGATAGATTGGATAAGTTAGCTGTAAGCAGCTGTAAATCAATCCGGCGTACTTCATTCCCATATAATTGAGAGAACAAGAGAAGACGAGGAAAGGGAGAGAATAGAGGGAGACATTGAGACGTGGCGCAAATGGCCATGTCATGCGGTACAGGCAGATTTGGTGGATGGTTGAATGTGTTTAGACATCAAACCGCAAAAATGGCCAGATATGCCAACACTAATGTAAATTTTGAATTCAGACATGCAAATTGAAGGAGTTAACTCTGTTGTAATTTTCTCAGGATCAAAACAGGTGCAGATAAATTTGTAGCATTCAAAAATTGTCTTGCCATCAAAATTAATCAAGGTCAGGTCATTTGGCTTCCACATATATTGTCTGAAAAATCATAAAATTGCATTTTTGTATggggcaaagggaataacaagTTTCCATGTTCAAAGTATCAAAACCAATGATATCAGAAACGAGATGATGAAAtgtgttcttttttgttttggaaGGAGCTCGAGCTCAACTTTCTCTAGAACAAAGCATGCATTAAAAATTTATAAACCTCATTTCCATGTGTCACAAAAACAGCCTCAGACAAAAACACGGTATAAAATACATGATTTTTCTACAAAGTTCTCATGAGGCATTTTCACACGGTATAAAAACATTCAAACATGATTTCACATCCTAGACACTCACATCTAGTACATGAATATAAACACATTCGCTGATTATACGTAGCTACTTAAACTCGAATCGATCCCAAATTAAACACATTCTCTGGATCCACAAAGGCAATCAAACGGCGCTACTCATCCTGCGCGCCACGCCATGCGCTCTTGTGCTTCGTTCTCACCACCTCGGGGTGGCCTTGCACACGAGTGGCTTCTCCATCTCCAGCGACATGCCCAGGCGCTCCGACAagtccacgccgccgccgtccgctggCGCCCACTCGAAGCGGTGCAGCAGCTGCGCGAGCCACAGGTGGACGGTGGCGAGTGCCATCGCCTTGCCGGGGCACacgcgccgcccggccccgaACGGCGCGAGCCGCAGGTCCCCGCCCATCACGCTCACGTCCTCCTCCTCGAACCGCTCGGGCCGGAACGCCTCGGGCTCCGGCCACACCGCCGGGTCGCGCGCGATGGCCCACATGTTCACCATGGCCGTGGTGCCCGCGGGGACCAGGTGGCCGCCGACCACCGCGTCGTGCACGGCGAGGCGCGCCCACGACA encodes the following:
- the LOC101784317 gene encoding uncharacterized protein LOC101784317 codes for the protein MADACTLTPAAALPPLLPTPRFFSTVAGRASEGSAWAGNKKPGRASASESWTKDKLLARTTASSSVPSRASLSQDWTKDKAQRKEETERVGRSSSREDPVGPKKRTLSRAPSVEVDRSEKKAKPEDAVEPVTVQYYAGPAFLKSPDPSEVPLPTMFLKRKTPKAADDRK